A stretch of the Desulfobacter sp. genome encodes the following:
- a CDS encoding ferritin family protein has product MDFQDYKQAIQDAIQSEIDARIFYEKISQGIKNKALKKTFEEFAAEEGKHEVILTRILNQETITIAHFNCDKDYKVAQTIEMPEVTPEMDLKNAIGLAMKNEEIAMEKYMALADNCTDPELKLVFQDLAAMERDHKFKMEEQFVDVAYPEVW; this is encoded by the coding sequence ATGGATTTTCAAGACTACAAACAGGCGATCCAAGATGCCATCCAGAGTGAAATCGACGCCAGAATCTTTTATGAAAAAATCAGCCAGGGAATTAAAAACAAGGCCTTGAAAAAAACCTTTGAGGAATTTGCCGCAGAAGAGGGCAAGCATGAAGTTATCCTGACCCGGATTTTAAACCAGGAAACCATCACCATTGCCCATTTTAACTGCGACAAGGATTATAAGGTGGCCCAAACCATTGAAATGCCGGAGGTCACCCCGGAAATGGACCTGAAAAACGCCATAGGACTTGCCATGAAAAATGAAGAGATTGCCATGGAAAAATATATGGCCCTGGCAGACAATTGCACCGATCCTGAACTCAAACTGGTATTCCAGGATTTGGCCGCCATGGAACGGGACCACAAGTTTAAAATGGAAGAACAGTTCGTGGATGTGGCTTACCCCGAGGTCTGGTAA
- a CDS encoding NAD(P)-dependent glycerol-3-phosphate dehydrogenase — MKMENIRIGVIGGGSWGTALAKLLADKGFALDLWVFEPEVKEQIKTLRENQVFLPGFTLPDRITPTNDLGLAVKDKDLVLVVVPSHCMRSVAQEMKAFISSETVVVTASKGIENKTHETMTDILSNVMDHLPKKNFAVLSGPSFAKEVAAQVPTVVAAAAVDREVAQFVQTVFACPRFRVYVNDDPVGTQVGGAMKNVLAIAAGICDGMNMGLNPRAALITRGLTEMNRLGTRLGADPLTLSGLAGVGDLLLTCTGDLSRNYTVGKQIGQGKALDDIISDMRMVAEGVKTTRSVYNLSKKLGVDLPICNEVYAVLFEGRPVDQTVDRLMTRSLKHEMDGVL, encoded by the coding sequence ATGAAAATGGAAAATATTCGAATCGGGGTTATCGGGGGCGGCAGCTGGGGCACCGCCCTTGCCAAATTGTTGGCAGACAAAGGATTTGCCCTGGATCTTTGGGTGTTTGAACCTGAAGTCAAAGAGCAGATCAAAACCCTGAGGGAGAATCAGGTGTTTTTACCCGGATTTACCCTGCCGGACAGGATAACTCCCACCAATGACCTGGGATTGGCCGTGAAAGACAAGGACCTTGTACTGGTGGTGGTTCCCTCCCACTGCATGCGGTCTGTGGCCCAGGAGATGAAGGCCTTTATCAGTTCTGAGACCGTTGTGGTCACCGCATCCAAGGGCATTGAAAATAAAACCCACGAGACCATGACCGATATTCTTTCCAATGTCATGGACCATCTGCCCAAAAAGAATTTTGCCGTGCTCTCGGGCCCCAGCTTTGCCAAGGAAGTGGCGGCCCAGGTGCCTACGGTGGTGGCCGCTGCCGCTGTTGACCGTGAGGTGGCCCAATTTGTCCAGACCGTGTTTGCCTGTCCTCGGTTCAGGGTCTATGTCAATGATGACCCCGTGGGCACCCAGGTGGGCGGTGCCATGAAAAATGTTTTGGCCATTGCCGCGGGCATCTGTGACGGGATGAACATGGGTCTTAATCCAAGGGCCGCCCTGATCACCCGGGGCCTTACCGAGATGAACCGTCTGGGCACCCGCCTGGGCGCAGACCCTTTGACCCTGTCCGGCCTTGCCGGGGTAGGGGATTTACTGCTGACCTGTACCGGGGATCTGAGCCGGAACTATACTGTGGGCAAACAGATCGGCCAGGGAAAGGCCCTGGATGATATTATTTCTGACATGCGCATGGTGGCAGAAGGGGTTAAAACCACAAGATCGGTTTACAATCTGTCCAAAAAGCTTGGGGTGGATCTTCCCATCTGCAACGAGGTGTATGCCGTGCTCTTTGAAGGACGGCCCGTGGACCAGACCGTGGACCGCCTCATGACCCGGTCCCTGAAACATGAAATGGACGGGGTGCTCTGA
- a CDS encoding BatD family protein has product MKRRKIEAKQNYALLAWVVLGLVLIFPSMGFCFSAQAHVDKTRISVHDTVSFQVIVDGGKGQVDLAPITDFQVLSSGTQSSRSYVNGKFHHQVIYQYSLMPKKQGVLKIPELTVTREKEKTVTREIQILVSEEDLARDGVKSFYAEASLSSPDIVQGQQAVYTLKLYLAEKLYNVALTSLGFKDLMTRQAGEQKKYTRNINGRVFVVLEINYLVQGEALGEFTIAPAVFTAQKPVTPSRDSFDSFFNDSFFSGGRTSRVRAVSNPVTLKVIVLPQYSGTQDFSGLVGEFTISTGVDEHTLVVGESATLTITIEGKGNIMDAGVPPLKLDPKRFKVYEDSPEEQITATENGFSGKKIFKQALVPGIPGRVTIPSLGLTYFNTRTRAYKTIVTDPIPLVVEPSANPATLTDQKPESKTVASKQAVVMRNRDIFDIKEEISSISSAAYLPLPLFLMLLGLPGLGFVLCILGLRFKNREKTIQETYRARAQNYLGAAQKISPRSPEYLGLVQAALTAAVLSLGDKQGESLTREEAERILGQSSEDTDMNNKIMALMETLDSARFGGAAMDEKKAVHTFERVQRMIKTMAVMACFVLPLVSFSAQAHAQDRAGLFIDGTRAYKAGSFKEAAQCFETIASQGIKNSNLFYNLGNAYLKSNDIGRAILWYERALRLSPGDPDLNFNLNFARNQVTDKIERSFSPWTVLFFWQGVMPLKYFQFLSIGASLLFFAWAVIRKIRKKKVFSGPGIVLFVMLMVFCLATGLEAGRLNSQRCAVILGQTVSVRSGTHEAATQLFDLHAGTRVDVVDKKENHIKIRIGKEKVGWVSMDEAQII; this is encoded by the coding sequence ATGAAACGAAGAAAAATAGAAGCCAAACAAAATTATGCGCTGTTGGCCTGGGTTGTTTTGGGGCTTGTGTTAATATTTCCATCCATGGGATTTTGTTTTTCAGCCCAGGCCCATGTTGATAAAACCCGTATCAGCGTCCATGATACGGTTTCTTTTCAGGTGATTGTGGACGGAGGAAAGGGCCAGGTTGACCTGGCCCCGATCACGGATTTTCAGGTGCTTTCTTCAGGCACCCAGTCCAGCAGAAGCTATGTCAACGGGAAGTTCCATCACCAGGTGATCTACCAGTATTCTTTGATGCCCAAAAAACAGGGGGTGTTAAAAATTCCCGAGCTGACCGTGACCCGGGAGAAAGAAAAGACCGTGACCCGGGAAATTCAGATCCTTGTCTCAGAGGAAGACCTGGCCCGTGACGGGGTTAAATCCTTTTATGCCGAGGCCAGCCTGTCAAGCCCGGACATTGTTCAGGGCCAGCAGGCCGTATATACCTTAAAATTGTATCTGGCTGAAAAACTTTACAATGTCGCTTTGACCTCCCTGGGATTCAAGGATCTTATGACCCGGCAAGCCGGAGAACAAAAAAAATATACCCGGAATATCAACGGCCGGGTCTTTGTGGTTCTTGAAATCAATTACCTGGTCCAGGGAGAAGCCCTGGGGGAATTTACAATTGCACCGGCCGTGTTCACCGCCCAAAAGCCTGTCACCCCTTCCAGGGACTCGTTTGATTCTTTTTTTAATGATTCGTTTTTTTCCGGGGGCAGGACCTCAAGGGTTCGGGCCGTATCTAACCCGGTCACGCTCAAGGTAATTGTTCTGCCTCAATATTCAGGGACCCAAGACTTTTCAGGACTTGTGGGCGAGTTTACCATTTCAACGGGGGTGGACGAACACACCCTTGTTGTGGGCGAGTCTGCCACCCTGACCATTACCATTGAAGGGAAGGGCAATATTATGGATGCAGGTGTCCCCCCTTTGAAACTGGATCCCAAACGGTTTAAGGTGTATGAAGATTCCCCTGAAGAGCAGATCACGGCTACGGAAAACGGGTTTTCAGGCAAAAAAATATTCAAGCAGGCCCTGGTGCCGGGTATCCCGGGGCGTGTGACCATCCCTTCCTTGGGCTTAACCTATTTTAATACCCGAACAAGGGCCTATAAAACCATTGTTACCGACCCCATCCCTTTGGTGGTGGAACCCTCAGCCAACCCAGCAACACTGACGGATCAAAAACCAGAGTCAAAGACGGTTGCGTCAAAGCAGGCCGTGGTCATGCGCAACCGGGATATTTTTGATATCAAAGAAGAAATTTCAAGTATTTCCTCTGCCGCTTATCTGCCCCTGCCCCTGTTTTTAATGCTTTTGGGACTGCCCGGTCTGGGATTTGTCCTTTGTATCCTGGGGCTGAGATTTAAAAATCGTGAAAAAACCATCCAGGAAACCTACCGGGCCAGGGCCCAGAACTATCTGGGGGCCGCCCAAAAAATATCTCCCAGATCGCCTGAATATTTAGGCCTTGTCCAGGCGGCCCTGACTGCCGCTGTTTTATCCCTGGGAGATAAACAGGGAGAAAGCCTTACCCGGGAGGAGGCCGAGCGGATTTTGGGCCAGTCCTCTGAGGATACAGATATGAACAACAAAATCATGGCACTCATGGAGACCTTGGATTCGGCACGGTTCGGGGGGGCTGCAATGGATGAAAAAAAGGCAGTCCACACCTTTGAGCGTGTCCAAAGGATGATAAAGACCATGGCCGTGATGGCCTGTTTTGTACTTCCCCTGGTCAGTTTTTCAGCCCAGGCCCATGCCCAGGACAGGGCAGGGCTTTTTATCGACGGTACCCGGGCCTATAAGGCAGGATCCTTTAAGGAGGCTGCCCAATGCTTTGAAACCATTGCATCCCAGGGAATTAAAAATTCAAATTTGTTTTATAACCTGGGCAATGCCTATTTGAAATCCAATGATATCGGCCGGGCCATTCTCTGGTATGAGCGTGCCCTAAGGTTGTCTCCAGGGGATCCTGACCTTAATTTCAACCTGAACTTTGCCCGGAACCAGGTAACGGACAAGATCGAGCGCTCTTTTTCTCCCTGGACCGTCCTGTTTTTCTGGCAGGGTGTGATGCCTTTGAAATATTTTCAGTTTTTATCCATAGGCGCATCGCTTTTATTTTTTGCCTGGGCCGTCATCAGAAAAATACGGAAGAAAAAGGTTTTTTCAGGCCCGGGCATAGTGCTTTTTGTCATGCTCATGGTCTTTTGCCTGGCCACGGGTCTGGAAGCCGGCAGACTTAATTCACAGCGGTGCGCCGTGATCCTCGGGCAAACCGTATCGGTGAGGTCAGGGACCCATGAGGCCGCCACCCAGCTGTTTGACCTTCATGCCGGTACCCGGGTGGATGTGGTGGACAAAAAAGAAAATCATATCAAGATCCGGATTGGCAAGGAAAAGGTGGGCTGGGTTTCAATGGACGAGGCCCAAATTATTTAA
- a CDS encoding VWA domain-containing protein yields MKFFHPHLLFWLWGLLPLLGIMAYGIVRHKKILFKFADPNLFGRILPGFSYGPKWVKAGLVLAGFSLCIFALAGPAAGFRWEKTTSKGVDIMIGLDCSRSMLAADVSPTRLERAKREIIDLSRLLHSDRAGLVAFSGQAMIQCPLTLDYQAFQIFLDVLGPDYLPGGGTDLTAALRTCYKGFEKESDTEKAIILITDGEDTAQGDQALMDEIQALAREKVRVFAIGVGDPSGAPVPEPGGGFKKDDHGNIILSRVDETTLKKITAMTQGRYVRSVAGDMDLELIYTQDILGTMTRKNMTQGRKKVWERRFQWLLLPGILLLVLELFWPEQKRSGLRSGFRSILGLALVLVLAGSMAFPLSARADFLSSKARQGSAAFEKKEFEKAKTFFIEAQLDNPRDLRLYYNIGTAAYALKDYELAKSNFLQAATSKDRDLRHRALYNLANTQYRLGNLPQAIDDYTTLVNEFADDQEARENLAFVKEKLAQEKERRNQSPKDQDPKDQDQKNQGQDNPDQKNQDSQKDHQDKDRNKDQNNKDQTDKASEQQNQNKDPGQDQQKENKDQTEQDQKRQGRDNQDRSGQKDRPQKNPPLPDPDQTPDPKENQAGATAAGEKENGDPGAQMLENRLNRLQDKPGMALIPQGKAQTTDKDW; encoded by the coding sequence ATGAAATTTTTCCATCCCCATCTATTGTTCTGGCTCTGGGGGCTTTTGCCCCTTTTGGGCATTATGGCCTACGGGATTGTGCGGCATAAGAAAATTCTGTTTAAATTTGCAGATCCAAATCTTTTTGGCCGTATCCTGCCGGGATTTTCATATGGGCCCAAATGGGTTAAAGCAGGTCTGGTACTGGCGGGGTTTTCTCTTTGCATTTTTGCCCTGGCAGGGCCTGCGGCAGGGTTCCGCTGGGAAAAGACCACCTCAAAGGGGGTGGATATCATGATCGGTTTGGACTGTTCAAGAAGTATGCTGGCCGCGGATGTCAGCCCCACCCGCCTTGAACGGGCCAAAAGAGAGATCATTGATTTGTCCCGTCTGCTTCATTCCGACCGGGCAGGACTTGTGGCCTTTTCCGGCCAGGCCATGATTCAATGTCCTCTCACCCTTGATTATCAGGCCTTTCAAATATTTTTAGATGTCCTGGGCCCTGATTATCTTCCGGGCGGGGGAACCGATTTGACGGCTGCCCTCAGGACCTGTTACAAGGGATTTGAAAAGGAATCTGACACTGAAAAAGCCATTATCCTGATCACGGACGGTGAAGATACCGCCCAAGGGGATCAGGCCCTGATGGACGAGATCCAGGCGCTTGCCCGAGAAAAGGTCCGGGTCTTTGCCATTGGGGTGGGGGATCCTTCAGGTGCGCCCGTTCCTGAACCCGGCGGAGGATTTAAAAAAGATGATCATGGCAATATTATTTTATCCCGGGTGGATGAGACCACTTTAAAAAAAATAACCGCCATGACCCAGGGCCGGTATGTCAGGTCCGTGGCCGGTGACATGGATTTGGAACTCATATATACCCAAGATATTTTAGGCACAATGACACGCAAAAACATGACCCAGGGCAGAAAAAAAGTATGGGAGCGCAGGTTTCAATGGCTGCTGCTGCCGGGTATTTTATTGCTTGTTTTGGAATTGTTCTGGCCTGAACAAAAAAGATCCGGGTTGCGATCAGGCTTCAGGAGTATTTTGGGCCTTGCCCTGGTTTTGGTTCTGGCAGGCAGCATGGCCTTCCCCCTCTCTGCCAGGGCAGATTTTTTATCTTCAAAGGCAAGACAGGGGTCAGCGGCCTTTGAAAAAAAAGAATTTGAAAAGGCCAAGACGTTTTTCATCGAGGCCCAGCTGGACAATCCCCGGGATCTTCGACTCTATTATAATATCGGGACTGCTGCCTACGCCTTAAAAGACTATGAACTGGCCAAGTCAAATTTTTTGCAGGCCGCCACGTCCAAAGACAGGGACCTGCGCCATCGTGCCCTGTATAACCTGGCCAATACCCAATATCGTCTGGGCAATTTACCCCAGGCCATAGACGATTATACCACCCTGGTCAATGAGTTTGCCGATGATCAAGAGGCCAGGGAAAATCTGGCCTTTGTAAAGGAAAAACTGGCCCAGGAAAAAGAACGCCGGAACCAAAGCCCAAAAGATCAGGACCCAAAAGATCAAGACCAAAAAAATCAGGGTCAGGACAACCCGGATCAAAAAAATCAGGATTCCCAAAAAGATCATCAGGACAAAGACCGGAATAAAGACCAGAATAACAAAGATCAGACGGATAAAGCCTCTGAACAGCAGAATCAAAACAAAGATCCTGGCCAGGATCAGCAAAAAGAAAACAAGGATCAGACTGAACAGGACCAGAAGAGGCAAGGCCGGGACAACCAGGACCGGTCCGGACAAAAAGACCGGCCCCAAAAAAATCCCCCTTTGCCGGATCCGGATCAGACCCCGGACCCCAAAGAGAACCAGGCAGGAGCAACGGCCGCAGGTGAAAAAGAAAATGGCGATCCAGGGGCCCAGATGCTGGAAAACCGCCTCAACCGTTTGCAAGATAAGCCGGGCATGGCCTTGATTCCCCAGGGCAAAGCCCAAACAACAGATAAAGACTGGTAA
- a CDS encoding VWA domain-containing protein, which yields MFRFASTWFLVLLTLPLGFLALKWARSIGRFRSKNPHGFPKRPGRFLRVSSLSGMEKMPLTSGIWAVRALTLIKVAAICLMILALARPQAGDRKVKVMTQGVNIILALDLSESMRALDFKLDNQIVTRLEAVKGVVSDFIMKREGDRIGMVVFGSQAFTQLPLTRDYNTIAFMLDHLKIGAAGPKTAIGDAIGISLKRLADVKAKSNIIILLTDGKSNAGQLSWEDGIKIAAQKGVKIHTIGVGSKGKAPFLVDGLFGKQYVYQQVDVDRDALKTISSATHGRFFAAEDTQALQAIYEMINAMEKTRVEVDKWVEYRELFAFFLVPAMLLYLVCLILANTRFIRIP from the coding sequence ATGTTTCGGTTTGCCTCTACCTGGTTTCTCGTACTGCTGACCCTGCCCCTGGGATTTTTGGCCCTGAAGTGGGCCCGCAGCATTGGGCGTTTCAGATCCAAAAATCCCCATGGGTTCCCCAAAAGGCCTGGCCGTTTTCTCAGGGTATCTTCCCTGTCAGGTATGGAAAAAATGCCCCTGACATCGGGCATCTGGGCTGTGCGGGCCCTGACCCTGATCAAGGTGGCGGCCATCTGTTTGATGATACTGGCATTGGCAAGGCCCCAGGCCGGGGACAGAAAGGTCAAGGTCATGACCCAGGGGGTGAATATTATTCTGGCCCTTGACCTGTCCGAGTCCATGCGGGCCCTTGACTTTAAGCTTGACAATCAGATTGTCACCCGGCTTGAGGCGGTTAAAGGGGTGGTCTCTGATTTTATTATGAAGCGGGAAGGGGACCGTATCGGCATGGTGGTGTTCGGGTCCCAGGCCTTTACCCAATTGCCTTTGACTCGGGACTACAACACCATTGCCTTTATGCTGGACCATTTAAAAATCGGGGCAGCAGGCCCCAAGACCGCCATCGGGGACGCCATTGGCATCTCATTGAAACGGCTGGCAGATGTCAAGGCCAAGTCCAACATCATTATTCTGCTCACCGACGGAAAGAGCAATGCAGGGCAGCTGTCCTGGGAGGACGGGATAAAGATTGCCGCCCAAAAGGGGGTAAAAATTCATACCATTGGCGTGGGCTCCAAAGGTAAGGCCCCCTTTCTTGTGGACGGGCTGTTTGGAAAACAATATGTTTATCAGCAGGTGGATGTGGACCGGGATGCCCTGAAAACCATCTCTTCGGCCACCCATGGCCGCTTTTTTGCCGCCGAGGACACCCAGGCCCTTCAAGCGATTTATGAGATGATCAATGCCATGGAAAAAACCCGGGTAGAGGTGGACAAATGGGTGGAATACAGGGAGTTGTTTGCCTTTTTCCTGGTGCCTGCCATGCTGCTCTATCTCGTGTGCCTGATTTTGGCAAATACCAGATTTATTCGGATACCTTAG
- a CDS encoding DUF58 domain-containing protein produces the protein MIPAHIIKKIRQIHIKSRRTVNTLMAGQYRSVFRGAGIEFEEVREYAPGDDVKTIDWNVSARTGKVFVKLYREERESIVMLLIDMSASLSFGTHFGTKLEKTAELASVLAFNAIKNNDKVGVIFFTDQVEKYIPPKKGSSHVWRVIKEIFTFEPRNQGTNIKAALDFMSKISKKKSFAFVISDFLAKEYEKGLKTVGRRHELVGLRIYDPGAFHLPESGIVGVRDFETREHCFLDAGSKKIRRWFFQTRTDLHEETQNIFSRAKTDLVDIKTSDSVSDIITQYFRLRERRQK, from the coding sequence ATGATTCCCGCCCATATCATAAAAAAGATCAGACAGATTCATATCAAATCCCGGAGAACCGTCAACACTCTGATGGCCGGTCAGTACCGCTCCGTGTTCCGGGGGGCGGGCATTGAGTTTGAGGAGGTCCGGGAGTATGCTCCCGGGGATGATGTCAAGACCATTGACTGGAACGTTTCGGCAAGAACAGGAAAGGTCTTTGTCAAATTGTACAGGGAAGAGCGTGAATCCATTGTCATGCTGCTCATTGATATGAGCGCCTCCTTGTCCTTTGGCACTCATTTTGGCACTAAGCTTGAAAAAACGGCCGAGCTTGCCTCTGTTCTGGCCTTTAATGCCATTAAAAACAATGACAAGGTCGGGGTGATTTTTTTCACGGATCAGGTTGAAAAATATATTCCTCCCAAAAAGGGATCCTCCCATGTCTGGCGGGTGATCAAGGAAATTTTTACCTTTGAGCCCCGGAACCAGGGCACCAATATCAAAGCCGCCCTTGATTTTATGTCAAAAATATCCAAGAAAAAAAGTTTTGCCTTTGTGATCTCTGATTTTTTGGCCAAAGAGTATGAAAAAGGACTTAAAACCGTGGGCAGGCGCCATGAACTGGTGGGGCTCAGGATTTATGATCCCGGCGCATTCCATCTGCCTGAATCCGGGATCGTTGGAGTCCGGGATTTTGAAACCCGGGAGCATTGCTTTCTGGATGCCGGAAGCAAAAAGATTCGCCGTTGGTTTTTCCAGACCCGGACAGATCTCCATGAAGAGACCCAGAATATTTTTTCCCGGGCGAAAACCGATCTTGTGGACATCAAAACCTCTGACTCGGTTTCAGATATCATTACCCAGTATTTCAGGCTCAGGGAAAGACGGCAGAAATGA
- a CDS encoding MoxR family ATPase, protein MEETTRAIEHAHLLVSRIRKEVGKALVGQEKLVDGLLTGLLTGGHVLIEGVPGLAKTSAVKALAAAIQADFKRIQFTPDLLPADLTGTEIYRPKTTDFITRKGPLFNHIILADEINRAPSKVQSALLEAMEEKQVTIGDTTYALPSPFLVLATQNPIEQEGTYPLPEAQVDRFMLKVMVDYPDRAQELEILKKTSFGAPEKISPVITCEELAQMAGLVEKIYVDDKLKEYIVDLVFATRAPENYGMDTDRYIEYGASPRASIFLAKASRVAAFLAGRAYVTPQDIKLVGPDVLRHRILLSFEAEAEEITSDQVVADLFDSVEVP, encoded by the coding sequence ATGGAAGAAACGACTCGTGCCATTGAGCATGCTCACCTGTTGGTGAGCCGGATTCGCAAAGAAGTGGGCAAAGCCCTGGTTGGCCAGGAAAAATTGGTGGACGGGCTTTTAACCGGGCTTTTGACTGGGGGACACGTATTGATCGAGGGGGTGCCCGGCCTGGCCAAAACCTCTGCGGTCAAAGCCCTGGCCGCTGCCATTCAGGCTGATTTTAAACGGATTCAGTTTACCCCTGATCTTTTGCCGGCAGATTTGACAGGCACTGAAATTTACCGGCCTAAAACCACGGATTTTATCACCCGCAAAGGCCCCTTGTTTAACCATATTATTCTGGCGGACGAGATTAACAGGGCCCCGTCCAAGGTTCAGTCCGCTCTTTTGGAAGCCATGGAGGAAAAACAGGTCACCATCGGGGACACCACCTATGCGCTGCCCTCTCCCTTCCTGGTTCTGGCTACCCAGAATCCCATTGAGCAGGAGGGCACCTATCCGCTTCCCGAAGCCCAGGTGGACCGGTTCATGCTCAAAGTCATGGTGGATTACCCGGACAGGGCGCAGGAACTTGAGATCCTTAAAAAGACCAGTTTCGGTGCCCCGGAAAAAATATCTCCGGTGATCACCTGTGAGGAACTTGCTCAAATGGCAGGGCTGGTGGAAAAAATTTATGTGGATGACAAGCTCAAAGAGTATATTGTCGACCTGGTGTTTGCCACAAGGGCGCCTGAAAACTACGGAATGGATACGGACCGGTATATTGAATACGGGGCCTCTCCAAGGGCCAGTATTTTTCTGGCAAAGGCCTCACGGGTGGCTGCCTTTTTAGCGGGAAGGGCCTATGTCACCCCCCAGGATATCAAGCTTGTGGGGCCTGATGTGCTCAGGCACAGGATCCTTTTGTCTTTTGAGGCAGAGGCCGAAGAAATCACCAGTGACCAGGTGGTTGCGGACTTGTTTGACAGTGTGGAGGTGCCCTGA